Proteins from one Xenorhabdus griffiniae genomic window:
- a CDS encoding sulfate ABC transporter substrate-binding protein yields MTKEYVVSALFLVALAITNSAWAKERQLLNVSYDPTREFYQQYDEAFREYWHNKTGDDVKIRQSHGGSGKQATSVINGLQADVVTLALAYDVNAIAEHGRIDKNWIQRLPDNSAPYTSTIVFLVRKGNPKQIKDWSDLIRPDVAVVTPNPKTSGGARWNYLAAWGYGLAHNNQDQAKAKEFVKALYKNVEVLDSGARGATNTFVERGIGDVLIAWENEALLAINALDKGKFEIVTPSISILAEPTVSVVDKVVDKRGTRELATAYLKYLYSPVGQEIAARNYYRPRDKAIAEKYHAVFPDLKLFTIDEVFGGWENAQKKHFATGGTFDDIIRR; encoded by the coding sequence ATGACAAAAGAGTATGTGGTATCGGCGTTATTCTTGGTGGCGTTGGCGATAACCAACAGTGCATGGGCAAAAGAGCGGCAATTATTGAACGTCTCCTATGATCCGACACGTGAATTTTACCAGCAGTATGATGAGGCATTCCGCGAATACTGGCATAACAAAACGGGGGATGATGTAAAAATCCGCCAATCACATGGCGGTTCAGGCAAGCAAGCAACTTCTGTTATCAATGGTCTTCAGGCGGATGTTGTGACGTTGGCACTGGCTTATGATGTGAATGCCATTGCAGAGCATGGGCGCATTGATAAGAATTGGATTCAGCGCCTGCCAGATAATTCAGCACCTTATACATCAACCATTGTCTTTTTAGTGAGAAAAGGAAACCCTAAACAGATAAAGGATTGGTCGGATTTAATTCGTCCAGATGTTGCGGTGGTTACGCCGAATCCGAAAACTTCTGGTGGAGCACGTTGGAATTATCTGGCTGCCTGGGGATATGGTCTGGCGCATAACAACCAAGATCAGGCTAAAGCTAAAGAATTCGTGAAAGCACTTTATAAAAATGTTGAAGTGCTGGATTCCGGCGCACGCGGTGCAACGAATACGTTTGTGGAGCGCGGAATTGGTGATGTATTGATTGCCTGGGAAAACGAAGCGTTACTGGCAATTAATGCGTTGGACAAGGGCAAGTTTGAAATTGTGACGCCGAGCATTTCTATTCTGGCAGAGCCAACGGTTTCTGTTGTCGATAAGGTGGTTGATAAGCGAGGAACGCGTGAGCTGGCAACAGCATATCTGAAATATCTTTATTCTCCGGTTGGGCAGGAGATTGCCGCCAGAAACTATTATCGTCCTCGTGATAAAGCAATTGCAGAAAAATACCACGCGGTTTTTCCTGATTTGAAGCTTTTTACGATTGATGAGGTTTTTGGTGGTTGGGAGAACGCTCAGAAAAAACATTTTGCCACAGGCGGAACATTTGACGACATTATCCGGCGTTAA
- the pfkA gene encoding 6-phosphofructokinase, translating to MINKIKRIGVLTSGGDAPGMNAAIRGVVRAALTEGLEVYGIYDGYLGLYENRMKKLDRFSVSDMINRGGTFLGSARFPEFRDDKVREIAIENMRKNGIDALVVIGGDGSYLGAKKLTEAGFPCIGLPGTIDNDVAGTDYTIGYFTALETVVEAIDRLRDTSTSHKRISIVEVMGRYCGDLTLSAAIAGGCEFIVLPENEVPFDREELLVEIKAGIEKGKRHAIVAITEHVCDVAELARYIEAETHHETRATVLGHIQRGGAPVAYDRILASRMGAYSVQLLLEGHGGRCVGIQNEKLVHHDIIDAVQNMQRVFKKEWLETAKKLY from the coding sequence ATGATCAACAAGATTAAAAGAATCGGAGTCTTAACGAGTGGCGGTGATGCGCCTGGCATGAACGCCGCTATTCGTGGTGTTGTTCGTGCCGCTTTAACCGAAGGGTTGGAAGTCTATGGTATTTATGATGGCTATCTGGGGTTGTATGAAAACCGCATGAAGAAGCTTGATCGCTTTAGTGTTTCCGACATGATTAACCGCGGTGGTACGTTTTTGGGATCAGCCCGCTTCCCAGAGTTCAGGGATGATAAGGTTCGGGAAATTGCTATTGAAAACATGCGCAAAAATGGGATTGATGCGTTGGTGGTGATTGGAGGGGATGGATCTTATTTGGGGGCGAAAAAGCTGACCGAAGCAGGTTTCCCTTGTATTGGTTTGCCTGGAACGATTGACAACGACGTTGCGGGTACAGATTACACCATTGGTTATTTCACGGCGTTAGAAACGGTGGTTGAAGCGATTGACCGTTTGCGTGATACATCAACTTCCCACAAACGAATTTCGATTGTTGAAGTGATGGGACGTTATTGTGGTGATTTAACTTTGTCAGCGGCAATCGCGGGTGGATGCGAGTTTATTGTTCTGCCTGAAAATGAAGTTCCGTTCGATCGTGAGGAATTGCTGGTTGAAATTAAAGCAGGGATTGAAAAAGGCAAGCGTCACGCGATTGTAGCTATAACTGAACATGTTTGTGATGTCGCTGAGCTGGCGAGATATATTGAGGCAGAAACCCACCATGAAACCCGTGCGACGGTATTAGGACATATCCAGCGTGGTGGTGCGCCTGTCGCTTATGACCGCATTCTTGCTTCCCGTATGGGGGCATACTCTGTTCAACTGCTGCTGGAAGGGCACGGCGGTCGTTGTGTTGGTATCCAGAACGAGAAACTTGTTCATCACGATATCATTGATGCAGTGCAAAATATGCAGCGTGTCTTTAAGAAAGAGTGGCTGGAAACCGCGAAGAAACTCTACTAA
- the fieF gene encoding CDF family cation-efflux transporter FieF (FieF, a metal efflux transporter, is a member of the CDF (cation diffusion facilitator) family of transporters.) — MDINYGRWVSSAALVATVLASVLLIVKIFAWWLTGSVSLLAALVDSLVDLAASLTNFFVVRYSLQPADEEHTFGHGKAESLAALAQSMFISGSAIFLFLTGFQHLYSPKPLEHATIGIWVIVIALVSTICLVMFQKWVISKTQSQAIRADMLHYKSDLLMNGAILLALLLSLYGFKRADALFALGIGGYILYSALRMGYDAVQSLLDRALPDEERQEIIEIIQNYPGIAGGHDLRTRQSGPTRFIQFHLEIDDNLPLVQAHALADGIENKLRSRFPGADIIIHQDPCSVVSEEHKNRWD; from the coding sequence ATGGATATAAATTATGGGCGATGGGTCAGTTCCGCTGCGTTGGTGGCAACGGTATTGGCGAGTGTGTTGTTAATCGTGAAAATTTTTGCCTGGTGGTTGACGGGATCGGTGAGTTTATTGGCGGCGCTGGTGGATTCATTGGTTGATTTGGCTGCTTCCTTGACGAATTTTTTTGTTGTGCGCTATTCACTTCAACCTGCTGATGAAGAACATACTTTTGGACACGGTAAGGCTGAGTCGCTGGCGGCTTTAGCGCAAAGTATGTTTATTTCTGGTTCGGCAATTTTCCTGTTTTTGACCGGCTTCCAGCATCTGTATTCCCCTAAGCCATTGGAACACGCGACGATAGGCATATGGGTCATCGTCATTGCTTTGGTCTCCACAATATGTTTAGTCATGTTTCAGAAATGGGTGATCAGTAAAACGCAAAGTCAGGCAATCCGTGCGGATATGCTGCATTATAAATCCGACCTGTTAATGAATGGGGCGATTTTGCTGGCGTTGCTTTTGAGTCTGTATGGTTTTAAACGCGCAGATGCCCTCTTTGCTTTGGGGATTGGGGGCTATATTCTCTATAGTGCGTTACGGATGGGCTATGATGCTGTACAGTCTTTGCTTGATCGCGCCTTGCCAGATGAAGAGCGACAGGAGATTATTGAGATCATCCAAAATTATCCAGGTATAGCCGGTGGACATGATCTGCGGACTCGTCAATCAGGTCCAACTCGTTTTATCCAGTTCCATCTGGAGATAGATGATAATTTGCCATTGGTGCAAGCTCATGCTCTGGCAGATGGGATTGAAAATAAATTGCGGAGTAGATTCCCAGGTGCCGATATTATTATTCACCAAGATCCCTGCTCTGTTGTGTCTGAAGAGCATAAAAACCGCTGGGATTGA
- a CDS encoding MFS transporter, with amino-acid sequence MVIAVIALFIFIWHELKTPEPIVEFHFFRKMRFVSALLATFFLAFFYCTILLTLPMFFAGQLGKNDIEIGMFLLPATIMFALTSPWVGNHSEKFGPQRIILIGLLLFVASAIFLALASTQVNAWWFIIPLLPWEPLGLFIM; translated from the coding sequence TTGGTTATTGCAGTTATAGCATTGTTTATCTTTATATGGCATGAGTTAAAAACACCAGAGCCAATTGTTGAATTCCATTTTTTCCGCAAAATGCGTTTTGTTTCTGCACTACTTGCAACATTTTTTCTCGCTTTTTTCTATTGCACAATTCTGCTTACATTACCTATGTTTTTCGCAGGACAATTGGGGAAAAATGATATTGAGATAGGGATGTTCTTATTACCAGCTACAATCATGTTTGCCTTAACATCTCCTTGGGTAGGTAATCATAGTGAAAAATTTGGCCCGCAACGGATCATTTTAATTGGCTTGCTACTGTTTGTGGCCTCTGCCATTTTCCTTGCTCTCGCCTCAACACAGGTAAATGCTTGGTGGTTCATTATCCCACTGTTGCCATGGGAACCTCTTGGACTATTCATAATGTAG
- a CDS encoding energy transducer TonB gives MTNTAILDNPAACFPLMPRRGVLVGILIAILLHTSLIWLFNRHTSYDDDAAHHINNNASTMGLSITMVAAPSWENKPEPVSPPSPRLSAPESPTKPELVLDRAIHPENKVAKPPTADKPKKRQKQPKEKPQEVAEKKTTQSPQVEKGNQTEQETHGNDQANSEGSMSRAATSQPLVGQGNSEVDNYSARLRQEIERHKRYPRRAKRMKQQGIVTVSFTLLGDGTLTAAKVVNSSGNSTLDNAALDAINSANSVGPIPAGIEPNVMLTLDFTLR, from the coding sequence ATGACCAACACAGCCATATTAGACAATCCAGCCGCTTGTTTTCCATTGATGCCCAGAAGGGGAGTGCTGGTTGGTATCTTAATCGCCATTTTATTGCATACCAGTCTGATATGGCTGTTTAACCGACATACTTCATATGATGATGACGCGGCACATCATATCAACAATAACGCTTCTACTATGGGGTTATCCATTACGATGGTTGCTGCCCCATCGTGGGAAAATAAGCCAGAGCCTGTTTCTCCTCCATCTCCACGTTTGTCCGCACCGGAATCACCAACAAAACCAGAACTTGTACTGGATAGAGCCATTCACCCTGAAAATAAGGTAGCAAAACCGCCAACGGCCGATAAGCCTAAGAAACGCCAAAAGCAGCCGAAAGAAAAACCGCAAGAAGTGGCAGAAAAGAAAACCACCCAATCACCACAGGTAGAGAAAGGCAATCAGACAGAGCAGGAAACGCACGGTAACGATCAGGCTAATTCAGAAGGCAGTATGAGCCGCGCGGCAACATCACAACCTTTGGTGGGACAAGGAAATAGTGAAGTAGACAATTATTCGGCAAGACTGCGGCAAGAAATAGAACGCCATAAACGCTATCCTCGCAGGGCAAAGAGGATGAAACAACAAGGTATAGTCACAGTCAGCTTTACCCTGCTAGGTGACGGCACCTTAACTGCCGCCAAGGTCGTTAATTCCTCCGGCAATAGCACACTGGATAATGCCGCACTTGATGCGATCAATAGTGCCAATTCAGTTGGCCCTATACCAGCAGGTATAGAGCCTAATGTTATGCTGACACTTGATTTTACATTGAGGTAA
- a CDS encoding TonB-dependent receptor domain-containing protein, which yields MKYRIKIQFTPTTIALSLALSLIAPPLFAESKPTATTSNSKTDLGKIRVTDNSDKDEEGYNAVYDKDISNIYIGKEQIERYKGASPADLIKGAVGVYSGDARNSGALDVNIRGVQGQGRIPITIDGTEQAITVGRGYNGANNRNYIDPNLISSIEIEKGPSLNRKVKGSIGGAVSIKTLTIDDVVPKGETFGINTKLETSSNSVREHTPSLPLGQDYRDIPNFIQNKVETDPELQITPHSSKDNKLFGFKDNAFRIALGTRQEYFDLMLAYAYRRQGNYFAGKGGAHRYDELITENDRELMKNVQTTLDPYLPFAARIYHPGNEVPNTSSEMRSVLIKNTWRFTEDQVLQLGVRNTHMEFGDIMPSRLGWVIPEENKVPQWPLAKVLQKAANLTYKWQPENNPYVDFDMNLWATRTTSNTNTAGGYPRSPVDRDWRWEDGLKGRNANIDGTLINTALTHSQNNRWGIDISNKFTLHPSLELTLMGNFQRERLDSNDDYDSPNLYFDQSPTRKGQRQEINLAFNFNWRPASWLELNAGAKRVSYWSQDDLLNERRAVKDSHYQKQRETIGHEISYWRVPTTEEAYYINKRWGKEYSNLSRKEKRELRNKIKEMALKTDRSGQDHWMVNEKFTWKYDPSNGKLSKSGNLYFNGQLDMNEKVIDPISGKEVYKYEYGERADATGVQGPAVDDLWETAPKRKDHAWAPTFSATAYVTDDFRIYARYAEAVRMPSIFEDTVGFSGSPTNQIGHKFKPERAKTAEVGLVYDVSQLVKAERHADIKLSYYNTLIENVFDRDTTYKFSQLDKQKLAGLELQARYDNGSFFADMGLVYNMKNKVCDNNSVMILDSQNRYGIPECIDGGFPGGYLRTSIQPKYSANLSVGGRLFDEKLELGSRMLYHSKAENKDEKWLMNALPDIYKGQSNNPMRWNPVFTVDAYINYQITPAISIELTGTNLTNRYYLDPLTRSMIPAPGRTFKLSLTSQF from the coding sequence ATGAAATACCGAATTAAAATACAGTTCACCCCCACCACAATTGCATTGTCACTGGCATTATCACTAATTGCCCCACCCCTATTTGCCGAATCTAAACCTACAGCCACAACCTCAAATAGTAAGACAGATCTAGGCAAGATTCGTGTCACGGATAACAGTGATAAAGATGAAGAGGGTTATAACGCAGTCTATGACAAAGATATTTCCAATATTTATATCGGTAAAGAGCAGATAGAGCGCTACAAGGGCGCTTCTCCCGCCGATTTAATTAAAGGTGCTGTCGGTGTATATAGCGGTGACGCCCGCAATAGCGGTGCCCTGGATGTCAATATCCGTGGTGTTCAGGGACAAGGGCGAATTCCCATCACCATCGATGGCACAGAACAGGCTATTACCGTCGGGCGTGGTTATAATGGAGCCAATAACCGTAACTACATCGATCCAAATTTAATCAGTAGCATTGAAATCGAAAAGGGTCCTTCTCTGAACCGTAAAGTTAAAGGATCAATCGGTGGGGCAGTATCTATCAAAACTTTGACCATTGATGACGTGGTGCCGAAAGGGGAAACTTTCGGTATCAATACTAAGCTGGAAACCAGTAGTAACTCTGTGAGAGAGCACACTCCGTCCCTGCCATTGGGACAGGATTACCGCGATATTCCTAACTTTATCCAAAACAAGGTGGAAACCGATCCAGAGTTGCAAATTACGCCTCATTCATCGAAAGACAATAAACTGTTTGGTTTCAAAGATAATGCCTTCCGTATCGCATTAGGAACACGGCAGGAATATTTTGACCTAATGCTGGCCTATGCATACCGTCGTCAGGGTAACTATTTTGCCGGCAAAGGGGGCGCCCATCGCTATGATGAACTCATTACGGAAAACGACAGGGAGCTCATGAAAAATGTCCAGACAACACTGGACCCCTATCTGCCTTTTGCCGCTCGTATCTATCACCCCGGCAATGAAGTTCCCAATACTTCCAGTGAAATGCGTTCTGTATTAATTAAAAATACTTGGCGTTTCACCGAAGATCAGGTTCTACAGTTGGGGGTTCGCAATACCCATATGGAATTTGGCGATATCATGCCTTCACGCTTAGGCTGGGTCATACCCGAAGAAAATAAAGTTCCTCAATGGCCATTAGCGAAAGTTCTCCAGAAAGCTGCCAACCTGACCTATAAATGGCAGCCTGAGAATAACCCCTATGTCGACTTCGACATGAACTTATGGGCAACTCGCACTACCAGCAATACCAACACCGCCGGAGGATATCCGCGCTCTCCTGTTGACAGAGACTGGCGTTGGGAAGATGGTCTTAAGGGCAGAAACGCCAATATCGATGGCACATTGATCAATACCGCTCTCACCCATTCTCAAAACAATCGTTGGGGTATCGATATTTCCAATAAATTTACCCTGCACCCGAGTTTAGAACTGACTTTAATGGGAAATTTCCAACGGGAACGCCTTGATTCCAATGATGATTATGATTCACCTAATCTATATTTCGATCAGTCACCGACACGGAAAGGACAACGTCAGGAAATCAATCTCGCCTTTAACTTTAACTGGCGACCAGCTTCATGGCTGGAACTGAATGCAGGAGCCAAGCGTGTTTCTTATTGGTCTCAAGATGATTTGCTTAATGAACGGCGTGCCGTAAAAGATAGCCATTATCAGAAACAACGGGAAACCATTGGACATGAAATAAGTTATTGGCGAGTACCAACAACAGAAGAAGCTTATTATATTAATAAAAGATGGGGTAAAGAATATTCCAATCTGAGTAGAAAAGAAAAAAGAGAATTACGTAATAAAATAAAAGAAATGGCTCTTAAAACCGATCGCAGTGGACAGGATCATTGGATGGTTAATGAAAAATTCACTTGGAAGTACGATCCTAGTAATGGCAAGCTCAGTAAAAGCGGTAACCTCTATTTCAATGGCCAATTAGACATGAATGAAAAGGTTATTGACCCAATAAGCGGCAAAGAAGTCTATAAATATGAATACGGTGAGAGAGCTGACGCTACTGGCGTACAAGGCCCTGCTGTTGACGATCTCTGGGAAACTGCGCCAAAACGTAAGGATCACGCTTGGGCACCCACTTTCTCCGCGACGGCCTATGTCACCGACGATTTCCGTATTTACGCCCGTTATGCCGAAGCGGTAAGAATGCCCAGCATTTTTGAAGATACCGTCGGTTTTTCAGGCTCTCCAACCAACCAAATAGGTCATAAATTTAAGCCTGAGCGCGCCAAAACCGCGGAAGTTGGCTTAGTCTACGATGTCAGCCAATTAGTCAAAGCTGAACGCCATGCCGATATCAAACTCTCCTATTACAACACCCTCATTGAAAATGTGTTCGACCGGGACACTACCTATAAATTCTCCCAATTGGACAAACAAAAATTGGCTGGTTTGGAACTACAAGCACGTTATGACAACGGCAGTTTCTTTGCCGATATGGGGTTGGTCTATAACATGAAAAACAAGGTCTGTGACAATAACTCTGTCATGATACTGGATTCCCAGAATCGTTATGGTATACCTGAATGTATTGATGGTGGTTTCCCTGGCGGTTATTTACGTACCTCTATTCAGCCTAAATACTCAGCTAACCTGAGCGTCGGCGGCCGCTTGTTTGATGAAAAACTGGAGCTAGGCAGCCGAATGCTCTATCACAGTAAGGCAGAAAATAAAGATGAAAAATGGCTGATGAATGCCTTACCGGATATTTATAAAGGACAGTCTAATAACCCAATGCGCTGGAATCCGGTGTTTACGGTTGATGCCTATATCAACTATCAAATCACTCCGGCTATATCCATAGAGTTAACTGGCACAAACCTAACTAACCGCTACTATCTCGATCCGCTGACACGTTCGATGATTCCAGCGCCGGGCAGAACTTTTAAACTCAGTTTGACCAGCCAATTTTAG
- a CDS encoding surface lipoprotein assembly modifier gives MSDNRTTPILLTALMALCLSLPTYADEDTSHKIWQETQHNQRENEANLITPDPDFTKNGSSLIVINGQTFQVENNLNDISQALYLAVNHQQWSDVKRFLAAYKKMPGHDVMLVSFAQGSLARFEGNLDLAAYHYQQILNQQPDFTRIKLELARVYFEDHKNWESEQLFNGLSKQHELPETVVKNIDSYLKAIALRNGWRGSFSVGYAYNNNVNMSSESPPTCLIPNPNGGCHKERHIPKAIKAWGMSYDATLSRRYQLSGHHGIFGRGLIYGENYRDYHDENENTFLLVGGYNYKSKNHDVSFGPLYEYKQRAGYTFSHSIGAKTEWRWVLTKQTALNVELEHKQVRHQQSYRWKNGALTSSYLTLSHAISKEFVLFGGGDWVYRNNDQHPTDSYQQWGFRAGIAGQIYSGINGSLFATLRTRHFDAYNPIFEVKRQENEQIYTAVIKVPAAEIWGMTPSFTFRHRRNHSNVDWLYSYNKNEVLIRLEKYF, from the coding sequence ATGTCTGATAATAGAACAACCCCTATATTATTAACGGCACTTATGGCTTTATGCCTGTCCCTGCCAACATATGCCGATGAAGATACCAGCCACAAAATCTGGCAGGAAACACAGCACAATCAACGAGAAAATGAAGCTAATCTGATTACACCCGACCCCGATTTTACTAAAAATGGTTCATCGTTAATTGTCATTAATGGACAGACATTTCAAGTAGAAAACAACCTGAATGATATCAGCCAAGCACTCTACCTTGCCGTCAACCACCAACAGTGGTCTGATGTTAAACGCTTTCTGGCTGCTTACAAAAAAATGCCAGGGCATGACGTTATGTTGGTCTCCTTTGCCCAGGGTAGCTTGGCTCGCTTTGAAGGGAATTTGGATCTTGCCGCCTATCATTATCAACAAATTTTGAACCAACAACCGGATTTCACACGTATTAAATTGGAACTGGCCCGCGTCTATTTTGAAGATCATAAAAATTGGGAATCTGAGCAACTGTTTAACGGATTAAGCAAACAGCACGAATTACCAGAAACAGTTGTGAAAAATATCGACAGCTATCTAAAAGCAATAGCATTGAGAAATGGCTGGCGCGGCTCTTTTTCGGTCGGTTATGCCTATAACAATAATGTGAATATGTCTTCTGAGTCTCCCCCCACTTGCCTAATCCCTAATCCTAACGGTGGCTGTCATAAAGAACGCCATATACCAAAAGCCATCAAAGCGTGGGGGATGTCTTATGACGCGACATTAAGCCGACGTTACCAACTTTCCGGTCATCATGGCATTTTTGGCCGTGGCCTGATCTATGGTGAAAACTATCGTGATTATCATGATGAAAACGAGAATACATTTCTGCTGGTCGGGGGATACAACTATAAAAGCAAGAACCACGATGTCTCCTTCGGTCCTCTGTATGAATATAAACAACGTGCTGGTTATACCTTCTCTCACTCCATAGGTGCTAAAACAGAATGGCGATGGGTATTAACCAAACAAACAGCCCTCAATGTTGAACTTGAGCATAAACAAGTACGTCATCAACAAAGTTACCGTTGGAAAAATGGTGCACTAACCTCTTCCTACCTCACCCTATCCCATGCTATCAGCAAAGAATTTGTTCTGTTTGGCGGGGGTGACTGGGTATATCGGAATAATGACCAGCATCCTACTGATAGTTATCAACAATGGGGCTTTCGGGCGGGGATAGCCGGACAGATTTATTCCGGTATTAATGGATCGCTGTTTGCCACACTAAGAACACGCCACTTTGATGCTTATAATCCGATATTTGAAGTTAAACGGCAAGAGAATGAGCAAATATATACCGCTGTTATCAAAGTCCCTGCCGCTGAAATATGGGGCATGACACCTTCTTTCACTTTCCGCCATCGACGCAACCACAGCAATGTGGATTGGCTGTATAGCTATAACAAAAACGAAGTGCTGATCAGACTGGAAAAGTATTTTTAA
- a CDS encoding Slam-dependent surface lipoprotein, giving the protein MKKFNVLIAALGTLGFMAQAQAEVGFGQSQISSPSYVKVGETQTGSNSHGGANGAPGIGVSSIGGGKLIGFSGLTRMAPTDSNGIHNISRAGAPGSHGGMGVFHFSKVANADVYFGEWSQTGQAGDSTHTVYYAGKDITTNMPTDGTATYVVQGINQYSGDNALSGTLTANFGEQTLIGSMSNTAMTLNIDADIYDDARFEGDAKIGDLAGTTEGHFFGDSASSLAGYAKFAGDSSKDTAFGGSKQ; this is encoded by the coding sequence ATGAAAAAGTTCAACGTATTAATCGCCGCTTTAGGCACATTGGGATTTATGGCACAGGCTCAGGCAGAAGTTGGTTTCGGGCAGAGTCAAATAAGCTCACCATCATATGTCAAGGTTGGTGAAACTCAAACAGGTTCAAATTCACACGGTGGTGCGAATGGCGCCCCAGGCATTGGAGTCAGTTCAATCGGTGGAGGAAAACTTATCGGTTTTTCTGGCTTAACTCGCATGGCACCAACGGACAGCAATGGTATTCATAATATCTCAAGAGCAGGTGCACCAGGCTCTCATGGCGGGATGGGGGTATTCCATTTCAGCAAAGTTGCCAATGCTGACGTTTATTTTGGTGAATGGTCTCAGACCGGTCAGGCTGGTGATAGTACCCATACGGTTTACTATGCAGGCAAGGATATCACTACCAATATGCCAACCGACGGTACAGCAACCTATGTGGTGCAAGGTATTAACCAATACAGTGGTGACAATGCACTCTCTGGTACATTGACCGCAAACTTTGGTGAGCAAACGCTAATTGGCTCTATGTCAAATACTGCGATGACATTAAATATCGATGCCGACATCTATGATGATGCCAGATTTGAGGGTGATGCCAAAATTGGTGACCTTGCAGGGACAACAGAAGGTCACTTCTTTGGTGACAGTGCTTCCAGTCTGGCCGGATATGCCAAATTTGCAGGTGATAGTTCCAAAGATACCGCTTTTGGTGGTTCTAAACAGTAA
- a CDS encoding transferase, translating into MEAKIVIQSAEERTDLVDEVEELIDNNWPLFMNYDAVAEQHWHKLYEPGFSHFQKLAVLQQGKEERLIGLLNSIPFPWENHSLDQLPDEGWDAVFDAGGKAKGKVQANLVSALSVTVDPAFRGQNIPALLINSLKQTARDARLQGLVVPVRPSLKSQYPLQDFIEYCGWKNDKGEPFDPWIRTHCRLGAKIIKPALRSMDIYGTLEQWQEWTGMKFPQSGEYVIPGGLVPLVVDVEKQMAYYIEPNLWMYHSLD; encoded by the coding sequence ATGGAAGCAAAGATTGTTATTCAGTCTGCTGAAGAAAGGACAGATCTTGTTGATGAGGTAGAGGAGCTTATTGATAACAATTGGCCTCTATTTATGAATTATGATGCAGTCGCTGAACAACATTGGCATAAATTATATGAGCCTGGTTTTAGTCACTTTCAAAAACTTGCTGTTCTGCAACAAGGGAAAGAAGAGCGTCTTATTGGCCTGCTGAACTCAATTCCTTTTCCCTGGGAAAATCATTCATTAGATCAATTGCCTGATGAAGGATGGGATGCTGTATTTGACGCTGGTGGGAAAGCGAAAGGAAAGGTGCAAGCCAACCTGGTTTCTGCCCTGAGTGTGACGGTTGATCCTGCGTTTCGGGGGCAAAATATTCCGGCTTTATTAATTAATAGCTTGAAACAGACTGCCAGAGATGCGCGGTTGCAGGGGCTGGTTGTTCCTGTCAGGCCAAGTTTGAAAAGCCAATATCCCCTACAAGACTTTATCGAATATTGCGGATGGAAAAATGATAAAGGCGAACCATTTGATCCGTGGATACGTACTCATTGTCGATTAGGCGCCAAAATCATCAAGCCCGCCCTGCGCTCCATGGATATTTATGGCACTTTGGAACAGTGGCAGGAATGGACAGGCATGAAGTTTCCGCAAAGCGGGGAATACGTCATTCCGGGTGGTCTGGTGCCATTGGTGGTAGATGTTGAAAAGCAGATGGCTTATTACATTGAGCCTAATTTGTGGATGTACCATAGCCTCGATTAA